TTGCCCGCTGGATTGGTCTTCTGGTTGCCTGCCCAACTCCAGCTCGTCCAAAAACCGCCTGGTGGAGAGATCATCGAATTTCGCGAAGGGGTCATGGACTCGGTCGCGGTGGTCAAACATTTCGATGGCAATCGCAGCCTCCTGGTCAACAATCGCTTTACAATGGGCGGCACGGGTGCGGCCAACGCCGAGCGGCGTCACGCACACTTTCCCCTGTTGTTGCATCCCGATCCAAAGCGCGCGTTGTTTCTCGGACTGGGCACGGGGATCACCTTTGGCGCTGCCAGGACGCACCCGGACCTGCAGGCCGACGGCGTCGAACTGGTGCCGGAAATCATCGATGTGCTCCACCATTTCGAACCTGCCAACGCTTTGTCCAACCATCTGGCCGGTTCGAAAATTTATGTCGCGGATGCGCGGCGCTTTGTTCGCGCCATCGACGCGCGTTACGATGTGATCGTGGCGGATTTGTTTCATCCGGCACGGGATGGCGCCGGCTCGCTCTACACGGTTGAACATTTTCGAGCCATTCGCCATCGGCTCGAGACGGGCGGCCTTTTCTGCCAATGGCTGCCGTTGTTTCAACTCGACGAGCCGATGCTGCGCGTCATCATCCGGACGTTTCTGGAGGTTTTTCCAAATGGTCGCGCCTATCTCTTGCGGTTCAATGTGGACACGCCGGTGCTCGGCCTGGTTGGCACGCTCGAACCGACCGACTATTCCGCCGGCTGGCTGGAACGGCGCGTGCGCGATGCCGGATTGCGCGAATCGTTGCAGCCGTTGCCGCTGGTGAATGACTTCCAACTTTTCGGATGCCTCATCGCCGGTCCGCGCGGCCTGCGCGCTTTTTCAAAGGCGGCGCCAGTCAATACCGACGATCAGCCCATCATAACCTTCAGTGCGCCGCGATTCACTTACCAACGCACCGCGACTTCGTACGGACGACTGCTGGCGTTGCTCGATCTTCACGCGGCCGATCCGGCGGAGTTGATCCGCTCCTCGAAGAGTTCCGACGACGTCAAGTTCATCCGCGCTTTGAAGGAATACATTTCTGCGCGCGATGTTTATTTGCGCGGTCTGGTTGCCGAGGCCGAAGGGCGGCCGTCGCAAGCCATCGACGCCTATGTTGAAAGCGCGAGGATCAGCGCCGAATTTTCCACCGGCTACGCGCACTGCCTGACCCTCGCCATGCAGCAATCCAAATCCAATCCCACCGCCGCCCGCGCCCTTCTCCAGCGTCTGGTGGAGGCGCGACCTGAACGGCCCGTGGCGCGGGAGTTGTTAAAGGAGTTGTCGGGAAAGTAGATCTTTGCGAACCGGTACAAGGTTTTGGAGCAAATCCGCATTGGAATGGAGACAATGTATTGCCGCTTGGTTCACTGCCGAATCACAAAAAGAATTGGGTTGAGTCGTCGCCGTTAAATTTCTTAAATTCCACGCGAAAGCTGGCAATGGTGAAATCTAACGCGTTGAGGGCACACAGCTACAACTCAAACCGAGCGACGGGCGCATTGACGCGAATCACGTTGCTTAATCTGATGAAATCTATTGGTATCCTTGCCTCGGCGGCCGGCTGCGCTTGCCTGCCCGAAGGTCGCGCCGATACATTTAGCGATGACCTTGCCTTCCTTCAAAAGCATACTCAACTCATTGTGTTGTCAGACAAGGCGGGCGATGCCCGCGTTGCCGTCGCTCCCGCCTGGCAGGGACGTGTGCTGACGAGCACTTCCAGCGGCGACAACGGCCTGAGTTATGGCTGGATCAACCGTGAACTAATCGCGCAGCGTAAAGTGCAGCCGCATATCAACGTCTTCGGCGGTGAAGACCGTTTCTGGTTGGGGCCGGAAGGTGGACAATTTTCGGTTTTCTTTAACAAAGGTGCGCCATTCGATCTCGAACATTGGTACACGCCCGCGCCGGTTGACACCGAACCCTTCAACGTCGTCCGCAAGAGCTCCACTTCCGCCGTGTTGAGCCACGAATTTACACTCACGAATTATTCGGGCACTCGGTTCCAGGTGAAAGCCCGTCGCGAGGTGCGCCTGCTTTCCGCGAAGGCCGCTTGGGACAAGTTGCAGCTCAAACCTGCGAGCGGCGTAAGAATCGTTGCCTACGAAACCGCCAACAAAATCTCCAACGCCGGCAAACAGCCGTGGACGAAGGAGACCGGCCTGCTCTCCATCTGGATTCTTGGCATGTTCACACCCAGTCCCGGCACAACCATCGTCGTGCCGATTCGTGGTG
The sequence above is drawn from the Verrucomicrobiota bacterium genome and encodes:
- a CDS encoding spermidine synthase, encoding MNRPLLTIPLLYGIFFLSGACGLAFQMVWSRMFAFGLGHELPGVLAVMAAFFGGLALGAWTLDRRLSRSLHPGRWYAGMELLIGVWGLLTVVLIPHSNDVALRFIGLEVPEFRHWTVAFAVPFLVLSPATIAMGATLPAMERFMSPWMKDGRCVGALYATNTLGAVVGTLLSTFVIAPALGFSATLLVCATLNLFCGAAVLLIERRVQNPPPVAGRKQIKAETMRRLYATVFVTGLLGIGYEVLGVRVLAQVLENTIYSFAAALSVYLLGTAFGAGLYQRFSRHAQFRAVPSSLLCGLCTSCLVGVLALSRAQTIYQAVRAALGDSPIAVLLAEMMMTSVVFGLPTVFMGALFSLLVQTARREDGGVGEALALNTLGGALAPALFGVMLLPALGAKWALVLTSFGYLFLLPQIKGWQWLGVALPAGLVFWLPAQLQLVQKPPGGEIIEFREGVMDSVAVVKHFDGNRSLLVNNRFTMGGTGAANAERRHAHFPLLLHPDPKRALFLGLGTGITFGAARTHPDLQADGVELVPEIIDVLHHFEPANALSNHLAGSKIYVADARRFVRAIDARYDVIVADLFHPARDGAGSLYTVEHFRAIRHRLETGGLFCQWLPLFQLDEPMLRVIIRTFLEVFPNGRAYLLRFNVDTPVLGLVGTLEPTDYSAGWLERRVRDAGLRESLQPLPLVNDFQLFGCLIAGPRGLRAFSKAAPVNTDDQPIITFSAPRFTYQRTATSYGRLLALLDLHAADPAELIRSSKSSDDVKFIRALKEYISARDVYLRGLVAEAEGRPSQAIDAYVESARISAEFSTGYAHCLTLAMQQSKSNPTAARALLQRLVEARPERPVARELLKELSGK